In one Electrophorus electricus isolate fEleEle1 chromosome 21, fEleEle1.pri, whole genome shotgun sequence genomic region, the following are encoded:
- the mphosph10 gene encoding U3 small nucleolar ribonucleoprotein protein MPP10 has protein sequence MAKVGDSDTLERCLQRLSNNTAHPERFLSVQEALAEEFTALTKTLYDLHKATKLVACEGSPLDQLVVENFDEEQIWQELELQNVAVLTHFEEAVGRAVTEDTLTVFKDTECEEGGGDEKDVDDDEDFENEEEDDNGKERKHRLKSKASAAEEQEDCSNEDFSNEDSDVDFDVDELEKQAKHMKNITAKLPKSGTAVSEVDDDFFKLSEMEAFLDDMDRMEGKGAVGEEVDYFQDLPSDEDEELTFDKPAVSKSQKKPKSSRNLKYKDFFKDDGPVDQHEPDERDESTGDDEEGDDDDDYEDEKGMDEEDFSMEEGDDETQKARDTLRKVTFDLPSDNEGEDVEDILGGKQKKMANPGSKSSFEKRQEKMAEKIDKLEKAALAEKPWQLSGEIAVQSRPENSMLEEDLAFDQASRMAPAVTEETTLHLEDIIKQRIKDQAWDDVVRKEKPKEDVFEYKKRLTLDHEKSKLSLAEVYEQEYLKQTQEKTEEEEENPAHTEIQKLLDSLFLKLDALSNFHFTPKPHIPEVKVVSNLPSIAMEEVAPVGTSDATLLAPEEIKEKNKAGDILGNSEKLSTDKKRERRLKKKVKQRRIKEREKRKKLKEAARGGEGNKRTSKAEAEETLRKLTKGGKAKILTNDGMDKALRSSQAFFSQLQDQVRSEIKGSKGQAAKKKHKEVSASKLKL, from the exons TGTACAGGAGGCCTTGGCAGAGGAGTTCACGGCACTTACAAAGACACTGTACGATTTGCACAAGGCTACTAAGTTGGTTGCCTGTGAGGGCAGTCCACTCGACCAGCTCGTGGTGGAGAACTTTGACGAGGAACAGATATGGCAAGAGCTCGAGCTTCAGAACGTTGCCGTGCTCACTCACTTTGAGGAGGCAGTAGGTCGGGCAGTCACAGAAGACACATTGACTGTTTTTAAAGACACAGAATGTGAAGAGGGAGGTGGTGATGAGAAAGATGTTGATGACGATGAGGATTTTGaaaatgaagaggaagatgacaatggtaaagaaagaaaacacagactTAAGTCCAAGGCTTCTGCGGCGGAGGAACAGGAGGACTGCTCTAATGAGGACTTCTCTAATGAGGACTCGGACGTTGATTTTGATGTTGATGAATTAGAGAAACAAGCCAAACATATGAAGAACATAACAGCTAAGTTACCTAAATCTGGGACAGCTGTATCAGAAGTAgatgatgatttttttaaactatcAGAAATGGAGGCTTTTCTGGATGATATGGACAGGATGGAGGGGAAAGGGGCTGTTGGTGAGGAAGTAGACTATTTTCAGGACTTACCAtcagatgaggatgaggaactGACCTTTGATAAGCCTGCTGTGTCAAAGTCTCAGAAAAAG CCAAAAAGCTCCAGAAATCTGAAATACAAAGATTTCTTTAAGGATGACGGACCCGTCGACCAACATGAGCCAGATGAGAGAGATGAATCGACGGGTGACGATGAGGAAGGGGATGATGATGACGACTATGAGGATGAAAAGGGCATGGATGAAGAGGATTTCAGTATGGAGGA ggGTGATGATGAAACCCAGAAAGCCAGAGATACTTTGCGGaaggtgacctttgacctccccAGTGACAATGAAGGGGAAGATGTGGAGGATATTCTGGGTGGGAAGCAAAAAAAGATGGCTAATCCAGGGTCCAAGTCATCCTTTgagaaaagacaggaaaag ATGGCGGAGAAGATCGATAAACTGGAGAAGGCTGCGTTAGCCGAGAAACCCTGGCAGCTGAGCGGGGAAATCGCGGTGCAGTCTCGACCGGAGAACAGTATGCTGGAGGAGGACCTGGCGTTTGACCAGGCCTCCAGGATGG CTCCTGCCGTCACAGAGGAGACCACTCTGCACCTTGAGGATATTATCAAACAGAGAATTAAAGACCAG GCCTGGGATGATGTCGTGAGGAAGGAGAAGCCCAAGGAGGATGTGTTCGAGTATAAGAAGAGACTCACTCTGGACCACGAGAAGAGCAAGCTGAGCCTCGCTGAGGTCTATGAGCAGGAATACCTCAAGCAGACACAG gaaaagacagaagaagaagaagagaatcCAGCTCATACAGAAATCCAGAAGCTCCTAGACTCCCTCTTCCTCAAGCTGGACGCTCTTTCCAACTTCCACTTTACTCCCAAACCA CACATTCCTGAAGTGAAGGTGGTCTCCAACCTGCCCTCCATCGCCATGGAGGAGGTGGCGCCCGTAGGTACCAGCGACGCCACTCTTTTGGCTCCAGAGGAAATTAAG gAGAAGAACAAGGCTGGCGACATCCTGGGCAACTCTGAGAAATTGTCCACAGATAAGAAACGCGAGAGGCGCTTGAAGAAGAAAGTGAAGCAGCGGAGAATTAAAGAGcgggagaagaggaagaagctGAAAGAAGCAGCACGCGGAGGTGAAGGGAACAAGAGAACGTCCAAGGCCGAAGCTGAAGAGACCCTCCGGAAACTGACTAAAGGCGGGAAAGCCAAAATCCTCACG AACGACGGGATGGACAAAGCGCTCCGCTCCTCCCAGGCTTTCTTCTCCCAACTGCAGGACCAAGTGAGGAGCGAGATCAAGGGCTCCAAGGGGCAGGCGGCCAAGAAGAAACACAAAGAGGTTTCTGCCAGCAAGCTTAAGCTGTAG